The proteins below are encoded in one region of Triticum aestivum cultivar Chinese Spring chromosome 1B, IWGSC CS RefSeq v2.1, whole genome shotgun sequence:
- the LOC123136985 gene encoding L-type lectin-domain containing receptor kinase S.7, protein MPPPHPSTLFLLPLLLLAVHLPPAAAAAADSRHASTAATSSYRRISWASNLTLLGSASILPGAFAVALTTNSSDGIGAGRALFSEPVRFLLPRPDPGAAPAQASFSTRFTFRITPSPSYGDGIAFVLTSSRTFLGPSNGFLGLFPSASASDDDGEPADVHTVAVELDTHRDVALRDPDGNHVALDAGSIFSVASASPGVDLKAGVPITAWIEYRAPRRRLRAWLSYSSSRKPDKAALSVDVDLSGLLLTYMYAGFSASNGEGAALHVVESWAFRTFGFPNTSHASASPIPSPPPKDQASLKSPLPLPKDHHHHHNLFYTVMGGALGGVVLLVLVVISSILLIRHSKRRTSEKPAVLFDDKNFRGMLSMEVVRAATKDFGSENVIGIGGSGAVVFEGVLPSGSRVAVKRFQAMWPCSKAFLSELRAMLDCPHHPNLVPLLGWCSSEHDLVLVYEFMPNGNLDSALHTKGGAILPWEARFGAVLGVASALTFLHDECEHRILHRDVKSSNVLLDADFNARLGDFGLARVVSHGGVPLATQPAGTLGYLAPEYVHSGVASERSDVYSFGVLALEVATGRRPTEKGTAVVDWVWSLWGRRRLVDAADQQLQGRFVAEEMRRVLLVGLCCVHPDCRKRPGMRRVVRMLDGSAPMTLVPDKKPPVVLKSPLNQTSSVNTMDTMNTAFYSCR, encoded by the coding sequence atgccgccgccccacccctccaccctcttcctcctccccctcctcctcctcgccgtccaCCTCCcgcccgccgcggccgccgccgccgacagccgccacgcgtccaccgccgccacctcctcctacCGCCGCATCTCGTGGGCGAGCAACCTCACGCTCCTGGGCTCCGCCTCGATCCTCCCGGGCGCGTTCGCCGTCGCGCTCACCACCAACTCCAGCGACGGCATCGGCGCCGGCCGCGCCCTCTTCTCGGAGCCCGTGCGCTTCCTCCTCCCGCGCCCCGACCCGGGCGCCGCCCCGGCGCAGGCCTCCTTCTCCACCCGCTTCACCTTCCGCATCACCCCGTCGCCCTCCTACGGCGACGGGATCGCGTTCGTCCTCACCTCCTCGCGCACCTTCCTCGGGCCCTCCAACGGGTTCCTCGGCCTCTtcccctccgcctccgcctccgacgACGACGGTGAGCCCGCCGACGTGCACACCGTCGCCGTCGAGCTCGACACGCACCGCGACGTGGCGCTGCGCGACCCCGATGGCAACCACGTCGCGCTCGACGCGGGCTCCATCTTCTCCGTCGCGTCCGCGAGCCCGGGCGTCGACCTCAAGGCCGGCGTGCCCATCACCGCCTGGATCGAGTAccgcgcgccgcgccgccgcctccgcgcttGGCTCTCCTACTCGTCGTCCCGCAAACCCGACAAGGCCGCGCTCTCCGTCGACGTCGACCTCTCCGGTCTCCTCCTCACGTACATGTACGCCGGCTTCTCGGCGTCCAATGGCGAAGGGGCCGCGCTTCACGTCGTCGAGAGCTGGGCCTTTCGCACCTTCGGCTTCCCCAACACCTCGCACGCCTCGGCTTCCCCAATTCCTTCGCCACCGCCCAAGGACCAGGCGTCGCTCAAGAGCCCACTGCCGCTTCCAAAagatcaccaccaccaccataacctATTCTACACGGTGATGGGCGGAGCTCTCGGTGGTGTGGTCTTGCTGGTTCTTGTGGTCATCAGCTCTATTCTATTGATTCGCCATTCAAAGCGCCGCACAAGTGAAAAACCTGCTGTGCTGTTCGACGACAAGAACTTCCGTGGGATGCTGTCCATGGAGGTGGTACGCGCAGCAACAAAGGACTTCGGCAGTGAAAATGTGATCGGCATTGGTGGCTCTGGCGCGGTTGTGTTTGAGGGGGTTCTCCCTTCTGGGTCAAGGGTTGCTGTCAAACGGTTCCAAGCTATGTGGCCGTGCTCAAAGGCGTTTCTGAGTGAGCTTCGTGCCATGCTTGATTGCCCACACCACCCCAATCTTGTGCCACTCTTGGGATGGTGCTCCAGTGAGCATGACCTGGTTCTTGTTTACGAGTTCATGCCCAATGGTAATCTTGACAGTGCACTGCACACAAAGGGTGGAGCAATACTTCCTTGGGAGGCACGGTTTGGGGCGGTGCTTGGTGTTGCATCAGCACTTACATTTCTGCATGATGAATGTGAGCACCGCATTCTTCATCGTGATGTCAAGTCATCAAATGTGCTGCTCGATGCAGACTTCAATGCTCGGTTAGGAGATTTTGGTCTTGCTCGCGTGGTGAGCCATGGCGGGGTGCCTTTGGCAACACAGCCAGCAGGCACACTGGGATACCTCGCACCAGAGTATGTGCATTCAGGTGTGGCATCAGAGCGCTCGGATGTTTACAGCTTCGGGGTGCTTGCTTTGGAGGTGGCCACTGGCCGGAGACCAACGGAGAAGGGAACCGCAGTTGTTGACTGGGTGTGGAGTCTCTGGGGTCGTCGGAGGCTGGTTGATGCAGCAGACCAGCAGCTTCAGGGACGTTTTGTCGCAGAGGAGATGCGGCGGGTGCTGCTTGTGGGCCTCTGCTGTGTGCATCCGGACTGTAGGAAGCGGCCTGGTATGCGAAGGGTGGTCAGGATGCTTGATGGTAGTGCACCCATGACACTAGTGCCAGATAAGAAGCCACCAGTTGTACTGAAGTCACCACTAAATCAAACATCGTCAGTGAACACCATGGATACTATGAATACTGCATTTTACAGCTGTCGCTAG